A single genomic interval of Helianthus annuus cultivar XRQ/B chromosome 13, HanXRQr2.0-SUNRISE, whole genome shotgun sequence harbors:
- the LOC110903223 gene encoding G-type lectin S-receptor-like serine/threonine-protein kinase CES101, which yields MKLGYDLRTGRNWSLTSWLSDEIFYSGAFTMSWESNGEDSQRLLIRQRGQPYRTSGDLNNQSFEFMSVNNPFSQYWYNISYVYNNEERYFSYHSFNGVRPMWILTATGRVLDGDSSMYLSFSEFCYGYDSGNGCVAGSNLPDCRSKDNNFTLMNGDFTPGTFEVTPDDNSSLSFSDCMVRCWNDCRCLAFDSRDNGVGCNIWTGTESANFVVNPQGTSVRKYVLLSPTPSKGKDAKIVIWAPVVAGIFLLLFCFGLLWYRKNRKLKREEERQEDDDRHFLELMASESFKNSSDTDRGGRKGRDMVVFSFAAIVTATNDFSDENKLGQGGFGPVYKGKLSDEREIAIKRLSRTSGQGLVEFKNELILIAKLQHTNLVRVLGCCIHGEEKMLIYEYMPNKSLDFFLFDETRKALLDWPKRWNIVEGIAQGLLYLHKYSRMRVIHRDLKASNVLLDENMNPKISDFGMARIFKQDETQAMTQRVVGTYGYMSPEYAMDGTFSVKSDVFSFGVLTLEIASGRRNTSFSHLDKTVNLIGYAWELWQQGDALQLQDPTLADSCVVHQLLRTIHVALLCVQENAVDRPEMSEVIAMLINDTMLLPVPKRPAFFFGGTVSKSTSVEGKEEGDSVNNITITQMEAR from the exons ATGAAACTCGGGTATGACCTTAGAACAGGCCGTAATTGGAGCCTAACGTCATGGCTAAGCGATGAAATTTTTTATTCTGGTGCTTTTACTATGAGTTGGGAATCCAATGGAGAAGATTCACAGAGATTGTTGATTCGACAGCGGGGGCAGCCATATAGGACCAGTGGGGATTTGAATAATCAATCATTCGAGTTTATGAGTGTGAACAATCCCTTTAGTCAATACTGGTACAATATCAGCTATGTGTATAATAATGAAGAAAGATATTTCAGTTACCATAGCTTCAATGGTGTTAGACCCATGTGGATTTTGACTGCGACGGGACGGGTTTTAGACGGTGATAGCAGTATGTATTTGAGCTTCTCTGAGTTTTGTTATGGGTATGATTCGGGTAATGGGTGTGTCGCAGGTTCTAATTTGCCTGATTGTAGGAGTAAAGATAATAATTTTACTCTAATGAATGGGGACTTTACTCCTGGCACATTTGAGGTTACACCTGATGATAATTCAAGCCTAAGCTTTAGCGATTGTATGGTGAGATGCTGGAATGATTGTCGTTGTTTGGCGTTTGACTCTCGTGACAATGGAGTTGGATGTAACATATGGACAGGAACCGAATCAGCCAATTTTGTAGTTAATCCACAAGGGACTTCGGTTCGAAAATATGTGCTTCTTTCTCCAACTCCGAGCAAGG GAAAGGATGCTAAAATCGTGATTTGGGCACCCGTTGTTGCTGGAATTTTTCTACTTCTCTTTTGCTTCGGTCTATTGTGGTATCGTAAAAATAGAAAGCTTAAACGAGAAG AAGAGAGACAAGAGGACGATGACAGACATTTTCTTGAGCTGATGGCTTCGGAAAGCTTTAAGAATTCAAGTGATACTGATAGAGGTGGCAGAAAAGGAAGAGATATGGTAGTGTTCAGCTTTGCTGCTATAGTGACAGCCACAAATGATTTCTCCGATGAAAATAAGCTTGGACAGGGTGGTTTTGGACCCGTTTATAAG GGGAAACTTAGCGATGAACGAGAAATTGCAATTAAAAGGCTTTCAAGAACATCAGGACAAGGGCTTGTGGAATTTAAGAATGAACTCATACTTATTGCCAAACTTCAACATACAAATCTTGTTCGAGTCCTAGGTTGTTGTATTCATGGAGAAGAAAAGATGTTGATTTATGAGTACATGCCCAACAAGAGTTTAGATTTCTTTCTCTTTG ATGAAACCAGGAAGGCGCTACTAGACTGGCCAAAACGATGGAATATTGTTGAAGGAATTGCTCAGGGATTGCTTTACCTACATAAATACTCGAGAATGCGGGTAATCCATAGGGATCTTAAAGCTAGTAATGTTTTGCTAGATGAAAACATGAACCCCAAGATTTCTGATTTTGGTATGGCGAGAATATTCAAACAAGATGAGACTCAAGCAATGACCCAAAGGGTTGTTGGTACATA TGGTTACATGTCTCCTGAGTATGCAATGGATGGGACTTTCTCGGTGAAGTCGGATGTCTTCAGCTTTGGAGTCTTAACCTTGGAAATTGCTAGTGGAAGAAGAAATACGAGCTTCTCCCATCTTGACAAGACGGTCAATCTTATCGGATAT GCATGGGAGCTATGGCAACAAGGGGATGCATTGCAATTACAAGATCCAACACTGGCCGATAGTTGTGTTGTACACCAATTGTTGAGGACTATTCATGTTGCACTTCTTTGCGTACAAGAAAACGCAGTTGACAGGCCAGAAATGTCCGAGGTGATAGCTATGCTTATCAACGATACTATGTTGTTACCTGTCCCGAAAAGACCAGCATTCTTTTTTGGTGGAACCGTGTCTAAGTCAACTTCAGTCGAAGGGAAGGAAGAGGGCGACTCTGTAAACAACATAACAATTACACAAATGGAGGCTCGGTAG